In a single window of the Cydia amplana chromosome 4, ilCydAmpl1.1, whole genome shotgun sequence genome:
- the LOC134647311 gene encoding C3 and PZP-like alpha-2-macroglobulin domain-containing protein 8 isoform X2 — translation MSNIMDVATEDNLQYQFYPVSSGSVQFKVRAPNDAHIALTTNPQESDPMYEVFIGGWGNTKSVIRRNRTKPEKAEADTPGILNAGEFRGFWVRWDSGIISAGREGEAIPFLSWQDPEPFAVGFVGVCTGWGATGTWKIEVPPSAPQAAALYASPPGYPGGAGYPAMSPAGAGGQWVDAAGGQVPPGAVVGGQDVSGEPMYVARAQHEGAQLPGKLVASHGRAYVPWGGLENGKDEYQVGYVGNYNWVPASGSAIPPGAFQAGQSEDGEPLYVGRVRHEGSLTIGKVQQSHGTCYIAFAGQELGFPDYEILVA, via the exons ATGTCTAACATTATGG ATGTGGCGACGGAGGACAACCTCCAGTACCAGTTCTACCCAGTGTCGAGTGGCTCCGTGCAGTTCAAAGTGCGCGCGCCCAACGATGCCCACATCGCGCTCACCACCAACCCACAGGAGTCGGACCCTATGTATGAG GTCTTTATCGGAGGTTGGGGCAACACAAAGAGCGTAATCAGAAGAAACAGAACCAAACCCGAAAAGGCTGAAGCCGACACACCTGGAATCTTAAACGCTGGTGAATTCCGTGGATTCTGGGTCCGCTGGGACAGCGGCATCATCTCCGCCGGGCGCGAGGGCGAGGCCATCCCCTTCCTGTCGTGGCAGGACCCCGAGCCCTTCGCCGTGGGCTTCGTCGGCGTCTGCACCGGCTGGGGTGCCACTGGCACCTGGAAGATCGAAG TGCCTCCATCCGCGCCTCAAGCGGCGGCCCTGTACGCGTCTCCGCCCGGCTACCCTGGTGGAGCGGGCTACCCCGCGATGAGCCCGGCAGGCGCGGGCGGCCAGTGGGTGGACGCGGCGGGCGGGCAGGTGCCGCCCGGCGCCGTGGTGGGCGGCCAGGACGTGTCCGGCGAGCCCATGTACGTGGCGCGCGCGCAGCACGAGGGCGCGCAGCTGCCCGGCAAGCTGGTGGCCAGCCACGGCCGCGCGTACGTGCCGTGGGGGGGACTCGAGAACGGGAAGGACGAGTACCAGGTTGGCTATG TGGGCAACTACAACTGGGTGCCTGCCAGCGGCTCCGCGATCCCGCCCGGCGCGTTCCAAGCCGGCCAGTCCGAGGACGGCGAGCCCCTGTACGTGGGCCGCGTGCGCCACGAGGGCAGCCTCACCATTGGCAAg GTCCAGCAGTCGCACGGCACCTGCTACATCGCATTCGCCGGCCAGGAGCTCGGCTTCCCCGACTACGAGATCCTTGTTGCTTAA
- the LOC134647311 gene encoding uncharacterized protein LOC134647311 isoform X1: MSNIMDVATEDNLQYQFYPVSSGSVQFKVRAPNDAHIALTTNPQESDPMYEVFIGGWGNTKSVIRRNRTKPEKAEADTPGILNAGEFRGFWVRWDSGIISAGREGEAIPFLSWQDPEPFAVGFVGVCTGWGATGTWKIEESPEFDTPDQLEYKFGPVACGSLEFDYRGPHNAHICLASAPMEADPMYEIMLGGWENTQSVIRYCRQKPDKVTVPTPGLMNPNEFKKFLIEWRCGRLTVRDGLTGGVLLEWQDPSPFPIAHFGVRTGWGARGQWRIKHFAAPGGQLPPSAPQAAALYASPPGYPGGAGYPAMSPAGAGGQWVDAAGGQVPPGAVVGGQDVSGEPMYVARAQHEGAQLPGKLVASHGRAYVPWGGLENGKDEYQVGYVGNYNWVPASGSAIPPGAFQAGQSEDGEPLYVGRVRHEGSLTIGKVQQSHGTCYIAFAGQELGFPDYEILVA, translated from the exons ATGTCTAACATTATGG ATGTGGCGACGGAGGACAACCTCCAGTACCAGTTCTACCCAGTGTCGAGTGGCTCCGTGCAGTTCAAAGTGCGCGCGCCCAACGATGCCCACATCGCGCTCACCACCAACCCACAGGAGTCGGACCCTATGTATGAG GTCTTTATCGGAGGTTGGGGCAACACAAAGAGCGTAATCAGAAGAAACAGAACCAAACCCGAAAAGGCTGAAGCCGACACACCTGGAATCTTAAACGCTGGTGAATTCCGTGGATTCTGGGTCCGCTGGGACAGCGGCATCATCTCCGCCGGGCGCGAGGGCGAGGCCATCCCCTTCCTGTCGTGGCAGGACCCCGAGCCCTTCGCCGTGGGCTTCGTCGGCGTCTGCACCGGCTGGGGTGCCACTGGCACCTGGAAGATCGAAG AATCGCCAGAATTCGATACTCCGGACCAGTTAGAATATAAATTTGGCCCGGTGGCTTGCGGGAGCTTGGAGTTCGATTACCGCGGGCCCCACAACGCACACATTTGTCTGGCCAGCGCGCCGATGGAGGCCGACCCCATGTACGAAATCATGCTCGGCGGTTGGGAGAACACACAGTCGGTCATTAGGTACTGCAGGCAGAAGCCAGACAAG GTGACCGTCCCGACGCCGGGGTTGATGAATCCTAACGAGTTTAAGAAGTTCTTGATCGAGTGGCGATGCGGGCGCCTCACCGTGCGGGACGGGCTGACGGGCGGCGTGCTGCTGGAGTGGCAGGACCCCTCGCCCTTCCCCATCGCGCACTTCGGCGTGCGGACGGGCTGGGGCGCGCGCGGCCAGTGGCGCATCAAGCACTTCGCCGCACCCGGCGGGCAAC TGCCTCCATCCGCGCCTCAAGCGGCGGCCCTGTACGCGTCTCCGCCCGGCTACCCTGGTGGAGCGGGCTACCCCGCGATGAGCCCGGCAGGCGCGGGCGGCCAGTGGGTGGACGCGGCGGGCGGGCAGGTGCCGCCCGGCGCCGTGGTGGGCGGCCAGGACGTGTCCGGCGAGCCCATGTACGTGGCGCGCGCGCAGCACGAGGGCGCGCAGCTGCCCGGCAAGCTGGTGGCCAGCCACGGCCGCGCGTACGTGCCGTGGGGGGGACTCGAGAACGGGAAGGACGAGTACCAGGTTGGCTATG TGGGCAACTACAACTGGGTGCCTGCCAGCGGCTCCGCGATCCCGCCCGGCGCGTTCCAAGCCGGCCAGTCCGAGGACGGCGAGCCCCTGTACGTGGGCCGCGTGCGCCACGAGGGCAGCCTCACCATTGGCAAg GTCCAGCAGTCGCACGGCACCTGCTACATCGCATTCGCCGGCCAGGAGCTCGGCTTCCCCGACTACGAGATCCTTGTTGCTTAA